The following proteins come from a genomic window of Phacochoerus africanus isolate WHEZ1 chromosome 9, ROS_Pafr_v1, whole genome shotgun sequence:
- the LOC125136090 gene encoding 40S ribosomal protein S25-like — protein MLPKDDKKKKDARKSAKKDKDPVNKSGGKAKKKKLSKGKVRNKLNNLVLSDKVTYDKLCKEVPNYKVITPAIVSERLEIHGSLARAALQEFLSKGLIKLVSKHRAQIIYIWNSKGGDAPAAGEDA, from the coding sequence ATGCTGCCCAAGGAtgacaagaagaagaaagatgccAGAAAGTCGgccaagaaagacaaagacccagTAAACAAATCTGggggcaaggccaaaaagaagaagTTGTCCAAAGGCAAAGTTCGGAACAAGCTCAATAACCTAGTCTTGTCTGACAAAGTGACATATGACAAACTCTGTAAAGAAGTTCCCAACTATAAGGTTATAACTCCAGCTATTGTCTCTGAGAGACTGGAGATTCATGGTTCTCTGGCCAGGGCAgcccttcaggagttcctgagCAAAGGACTTATTAAACTGGTTTCAAAGCACAGAGCTCAAATAATTTACATCTGGAATAGCAAGGGTGGAGATGCCCCAGCTGCTGGAGAAGATGCATAA